A region of the Amycolatopsis sp. cg13 genome:
CGGGTGACGCATTCAACAGCGACTGCCCCGGCCGGGACGTGCTCAACCACGTGTGCAGCCGCTGGGGAACGCTGATCCTGCTCTCGCTGCGCGACCGGCCGGCGCGCTTCTACGAACTGCGCGACACGATCGGCGGGATCAGCGAGAAGATGCTCTCGCAGAACCTGCGCATCCTCACCCGGGATGGATTGATCCACCGCGCGGTTGAGCCCGCTACGCCGCCGAAGGTGACGTACTCGCTCACCGAGCTTGGGCAGGAGTTGGCGACGCCGCTGCAGGGACTGTTGGATTGGGTTGGTGCGCGGACGGTTGATGTGGTGAAGGCGCAGCGGCGGCATGATCGGCAGCACAAGGCTGGGTCCTGATCCGCCAGACGCGAAAACGGCACCGCCGATCTCGACGGTGCCGCTTCCCCAAACCGGAAACCTCAGCCCTTCAACAGCTGCCGAGCCATCACCAGCCGCTGGATCTGGTTCGTGCCCTCGTAGATCTGGGTGATCTTCGCGTCCCGCATCATCCGCTCCAGCGGGAAGTCCCGCGTGTACCCATAACCACCCAGCAACTGGACCGCATCCGTAGTCACGCTCATCGCCACGTCCGACGCGTGGCACTTCGCCGCCGCGCCGAAGAACGACAGGTCAGCGTCACCGCGTTCGGACTTCGCGGCCGCGGTGTACACCATCTGGCGCGCCGTCTCCACTGCCATCGCCATGTCCGCCAGCATGAACTGGATGCCCTGGAAATCCGCGATGTGCTTGCCGAACTGCTTGCGCTCCTTGACGTACGCCAGCGCGTGGTCCAGCGCGCCCTGGGCAATCCCGACGGCCTGCGCGGCGATCGTCACGCGGGTGTGGTCAAGCGTCCGCAGGGCGATCTTCAGGCCCTGGCCCGGCTCGCCGACCATTCGGTCGCCGGGGATGCGCACCTGGTCGAACAGCAGCTCACGCGTCGGCGAGCCCTTGACACCCAGTTTCTTTTCCTTGGCACCGAAAGAAAAGCCAGCGTCGGACTTTTCCACCACGAACGCGCTCACGTTGGCGCCGCGGCGGCCGTCCGGGTCGGTTACCGCCAGAACCGTGTAGTACTCCGACACACCGGCGTTGGTGATCCACGACTTCTGTCCATTAAGGATCCAGTCATCGCCGGAAGGGGTGGCGCGGCAACGCATCGAGGCGGTGTCGGAACCTGCGTCGCGTTCGGACAGTCCATACGAGAATCCGGCCTCGCCCGAGGCCAGCGGCGGCAGGTACTTCGCCTTGACGTCCTCGTTCGCGGCCAGGATCAGCGGCAGGCTGCCGAGTTTGTTCACCGCGGGAATGAGCGAGGACGACGCGCACACTCGCGCCACTTCCTCGATCACGATGCAGGTGGCCAGCGCGTCGGCACCGGCGCCGCCGTACTGCTCCGGCACGTGCGGGGCGTGGAAGTCCGACGCGACCAGTGCGTCGTAGGACGCCTTGGGGAATTCCTCGCGCTCGTCGGCCTCCGCGGCGTGCGGGGCGATCTGCTCTTCGGCGACCGCGCGGACGGCCTCGCGGATCGCTTCGTGGTCTTCGTTGATTTTGAACAGGTCGAAGCTCATCGGGATCTCCTCGCCGGAACTCAGTAGGTGTAGAAGCCGCGGCCGGTCTTGCGGCCCAGCAGGCCCGCGTCGACCATCCGGGCCAGCAGCGGCGGCGGCGCGTACAGCGACTCCTTGAACTCCTCGTACAGCGATTCCGCGACCGCCTTCGTGGTGTCGAGCCCGATCAGGTCGGCCAGTGCGAGCGGGCCCTGCGGGTGCGCGGCGCCGCGCACGAGGCCCTCGTCGATCGCTTCCTTCGTCGCGAAGCCCGACTCCAGCATGCGCACGGCGGCGAGGATGAACGGGATCAGCAGCGCGTTCACCACGAACCCGGCGCGGTCCTGGCACAGGATCGCGTGCTTGCCCAGCGTCTCCTCGGCGAACTTCCGCGCGCGGTCGGTGGTCTCGTCGCCGGTGAGCAGGCTCGGCACCAGCTCGACCAGCGGCAACACCGGGACCGGGTTGAAGAAGTGGATGCCGAGCACCTGCGCCGGCCGCTGGGTCGCGGTGCCGAGCTTCATGATCGGGATCGAGGACGTGTTGGACGCCAGCACCGCGTCCGGCGCGGTGACGATCTTGTCCAGCTTCCCGAACAGCTCCGCCTTGACCGCTTCGTTCTCCACGATCGCCTCGACGACGAGCGTGCGGTCGGCCAGGTCGTCGAGGTCCTCGGTGATCCGGATCCGCTCCAGCACGTCGGCCGCGGACGCGATCTTCCCCTTGCGCTCGGCCCTGGCCAGCGAAGCCTCGAGCCGCGCCCGGCCCGCGTCGGCGGCCGCCCGGCTCGATTCGACCGCCACGACGTCCAGCCCGGCCCGGGCGCACACCTCGGCGATCCCCGCCCCCATCTGGCCGCAGCCGACCACGCCGACGAGCTCCACGTGCCTCACCCATCCCTCCGGTACTTGGTTTCATGATGACGGTACTCAGTACCGACGAGTAGGCCAGGGCGGGGTGGTCCACCTCACCCTGCTCGCCCGGGCCGGCAGGCGATTAGGCTGGCCGCAGCGTGCGTGCGAAAGGTGGCCCGATGCCCGAGAAACCGGCCAAGCAACGGCTGACCGAGGCCGCGTTCGCGCTGTTCGAGGAGCGCGGCTACGACCAGACGACGGTCGACGACATCACCGACCGCGCGGGCGTCGGGCGCAGCACGTTCTTCCGTGCGTTCCGGTCCAAAGAGGACGTCATTTTCCCTGACCACGAGGTGCTGCTGAGCGCGATCGAAGCCCGGCTGGCCGGTTCCGACCCGCGCACCGCGACCGTCGCGGTCACCGAGGCGTCGCGGCTGGTGCTGCGGCACTACGTCGCCGAGGGCGATCTGGCGCTGGCGCGGTACCGCCTCACCCGCAGCGTGCCCGCGCTGCGCGCCCGGGAAATCGCCGGCACGCGGCAGTATCAGCGGCTTTTCCAGGAATTCGTCCACCGCTGGATGGGCGGCGGCGAGGAAACCGCACTGCGCGCCGAACTCATGGCGGCGGCTGTGGTGACGGCGCACAACCACGTCCTCCGCCGATGGCTGCGCGGGCAGACGACGGACCCGGAAGCGGCCTTCGACGCCGCGATGGCGGACACGGTCGCGCTGTTCGGCAACACCGGCGAGACCGAGACGACGGTCGTCGCTTTCCGCACCGGCAAAGACCTTTCCGCGGTCCTGCCGGGGTTGCGCAAGCTGCTCGGCGACGAGGGCACGCTCAACTGAGCGGCTACCAGGCCTCGTCGAACCGCACGCCGGCCTCGTACCAGTCCTCGTCGCTCACCGGGCGTTCCGGTTCCGCCGGTTGCTCGGGGTCGGCGGTGCGGTTGCGGAGATAGTCGCCCTCGCCCGTCGCCGCGGAGGCGCCACCCGCTGCTTGCCGAGGCCCGGGAGCAGCCTGTGTCGAGGAAGGTTTCCCTGACCCAACAACGGGTTTCGGCTGGACCGGCACCGCAGCCGGTGTCGCTTCGACCGGCGGAACAGGCCGAGCAGACCGCCGAGGAGCAGCGGGCGGAGTGGCGGGGGCAACGTCCGGAGTGAACCCCGCCCGCCACTTCAGCCGGTCCATCACGTACCCGCGCGTGCCGAGCGGAGCCAGCAACGACGCCGTCTCGTGCGCCGATTGCCGCTGCGCTTCGGCGTACGTGTGCAGCACCAGCGCGGCCAACTCCTCCGGCGGCAAATTCCGCACTGCGGCAGAGAGTTTCAGTCCAGTGAGGACACCGTCGGTGTTCACCGTGGCCGCGACCGCGTTGTCGGCCGAGGACGCCTCGACCGACAACGCGGACAGTGCCTGGATCAGTTCTTCCGGGCCGGACACATCAGTCCATTGTGGACGGCGACAGCGGCTGTGACACCGAACCGTCCGGCGCGATGTCGACGTTCCGGTCCCGGACCTTCTTCTCGGTGTCCTTCGGGGTGTTGGAAGTCTCGAAGTTGGACGGGTCGAACGAGTCGCCGGGGCTCACGTCGGCGGGCTTCGGGATGTCGGGCAAACCGTCGGCCTTCTCGCGGATCTTGTCCGCCAGCCGTCCGGTCGACTGGTCCATTCCCGAGCGGATCTTCTCGACGTTGTCGAGGAAACTCTCGAAGATTTCCTTCGCGGACTCCCCTTCGACCCGCGCCGAGGCCTCCGCCACGACCTCGGACAGCCCCGCGCCGGCACCGGCCACCGCGGCCTGCGTTCCCGCCGCGGCGAGGCTCAGCCCGGCGCCCGCGGCAGCCGGGGTCGCGACCGCGGCGAGCATCCCGACCAGTGCCGCGGTGAAGGCCGTCGTCATCACCTTGGACAGCGAGATCTCGCCCTCCTTGGCCTTGTCCTTCTGGTACTTCTCCGCGGCGTCCTTGAACGACTTGCCCAGCGTGTTGAGGTCGTCCCGCGCGCCCCACACGCTGTCGCGGCCAGCGACGACGCCACTCTCCAGCACAGAGATCTCAGTGGCCATCTGGTCGTATGTCTCCGACAGCCGGTCGAGATACGTCTTGACGTCCTCGGCCGCCTCGCCGCGCCACGAGCCCATCAGTTCCTTCGCCCGGCGCAGCTCCGTCATCGAGCCGCGGCCGAGGTTCTGCCAGATGTGCTCGTAGGAGTTGATCAACGCCTGCAGACCGGAGCCGGTGTCCTTGAGGTCGGCCTCGGAGAACTCGCGGAAGATGCTCGTGACCTCGTCCTGATAGGACTCGTACAGGCCGTCCATCATCTGGAACAGCATGAACTCCGCGTAGCGCAACGCCAGCACGCCGTCGAGCGCGTCGTTCGCACCTTGCTGCAGGTCCTCGCAGATGCCTTCGAGCAGCTGCTCGCGCGGGCGCTCGTCCGAACCGCCGCTCAGCCCGAAGTAGTTTTCCTGGTCGCTCACGTCAGAGCCCCTCCCCTGCCGCGTTGCGCACGCCCATCCGCGCTTCCCCGTCGGCGCTCTCGTACAGGTCGGCCACGCGCGCGAGCGCGACGCTCGCCTGCTGCGTGGTGAAAGCGAGCTTCGCCAGCGCTTCCTCGACCTTCGAGCGGTGGTACTCGTACGCCGCCGCGACCTGGCGCATGCCGAGCGACCCGCCGAACGCCGTCGTCGGGCCGCCGCCGAACGGGTTGAACCCGCCGAAGATGCCCTGTGGTCCGGTCGCCTCGGGCATGTCCAGCCCGCGCACGCCGTCGCGCGCGGTCTCCGCCGCGTGCCCGGCGTCCTCGACGAACCCGCTCGCCTTGCGCAGATCCTTCACGTCGGTCTCGAAACCGATCATGGGTCCACCCCCAGTCGTATGAACCGTCACCCTACTGAGCGAACGGTATCCTTCCGACTCATCGGACATGACGCCGGTTCACGGCATTGACGTGACCACCGCCACATTCCGGACGTACCGGCTATCCCTCGCGCACGGGCTCGGACGCCGCGCGGCGCGGAAACCACGGCACGATCGGCGAAACGCGCCGCTGGTAGTCCGCGTACTCCGGATAGCGGCCGAGGGTGATGCTCTCGGTGAAGATCGTCGAGCCGATGAACAGAGCGGTCAGCAGGACCGCGCCGGCGATCGTCCAGGTGACCGCGCCCGCCGCGGAGACCCCGAACAGGAACACGAGCCACCACTGCGCTTGTTCGAAGAAGAAGTTGGGGTGGCGGGAAAAGCGGAAGAGCCCGGTCTGCGCGAACCGCGGGTCCGGGGTGCGCCCGGCGGCCGTCTCGCGCTTCTTCCCTTGATGGAAGTTCCACTGCTGCTGATCCGCGACGGTTTCGCCGACCAGACAGCCCACGAACGCGACGGCCAGCACGATGTCGACGGCGCCCAACGGAGTCTGATGGTCGAGCGCGGTCCACGCGGGCAGCGTGATGAGCAGCAGGATCACGTTCTGGTAGAGCGTGATGAAGAAGAGGTTGAACAGCTGGAACTGCCACGGAGCCATCCGGCCGCGCAGCACCGCCCAGCGGTAGTCCTCGCCGCCGCGGGCGTAGCCGCCCTTGCGGCCGTAGTTGAACGTCAGCCGCGCGCCCCACAGGAACACGAGCGCGAACAGCAGGTTGAGCCTGGCGTCCGCGAACCCCGCGTGACCGGCGAAGATCCCGGCGTAGGCCACCGGGACGGCCGACCAGATCCGGTCCACCCAGGAGTACTCCCTGGTGAGCACCGACAACAGCCAGCAGCCGGCGCACACGCCCGCGAAAACCCAGAGGCACACCTGGAACGCGTTCATGACCGCGACTGTACTGCCGGAATCGCCCGCGCGACGCCGGTAGAATCCGCCGATGGGCACCACGACGGCGAACCTGCCCCTGCGCGAGCGCAAGATCGACATCTTCTTCGCGGTGATCTTCTCGGTCTTCACGGTGACGTCGCTGATCAGCGACCTGCTGCCGACGATCGGCGTCGACTTCTCCCGCCCGACCGGCAACTTCTTCGTCGACTCCAACTACTGGTACGCCCACGACGCCGACCCGCTCTTCATGCACCCGCCGGACTGGATGCGGATCGTCACCGGGCTGTCCGCGTTCGTCTACCTGCCTTTCTATGTCGTGCTCGTCTGGTGTCTCGTCGCCGGTCGCAACGGGATCCAGCTGTTCGCGGTGGTGTACGCGACGATGATCGTCACGCTCACCGGGATCGTCGTGTTCGGCGTCGAGTTCTTCGGCGACCCGGCGACCCGTACTGGCAATCCGGGCAAGTTCCTCGCGTTCAACCTCCCTTACGTGCTGATCCCGTTGCTGTTGCTGGTGCGGATGCGCCGACCGCAGCCGTTCGCTCGGCGGTTTTGACCACTGTGGACAGTCGCGGGCAGGGCCCGGTGGCCGCCGAGGGGCGCTTCCGGTGCGCGACCGTGACCGGCAGCGGAAACACCAGCGGGCTAGCCAACTGCCGAGCCGGGTGAAGAACGACACCGAACCGGCGACCCGTCCACGCTGACCGGCGTCGGCGACGGGGAGGAACACCGCGGCCGCCGTACTGCCGCCCAGCAAGGCGACCACCATGGACAGACCCGGCGGTCACAGCACCACCGCCCCGGCCTTCAGCAGCACCCGTTGTCGACGACTGGTGCGAACGGCGACCGAACCGCACAACAGCGCGAGGATCGCGACCACCATCAGCACGTCCGACGCCCGACCTCAGCAGCAGCCAAAGCACCAGCGGGCCTGCCAGCCGGACCGAGCCGGTGATCGGCCGCGCTGGCCGTCGTCGGCGACGTCGGCGGCAACCGGCAGGAGCAGCACCGCCATCGTGTCGACGTCCGGCGAGGCGACCACTGGCAGACCCCGCAGTCACCCCACCTCCGCACCGGCCTTTCGCAGCACCCGTTGTCGGCGGCTCGTGTAAGCCGCGACCGAACCGCACAGCAGGGCTAGGAGCGCGACCGCGGTCAGTACGTCGGTCACCGATGTGACCAGCAGCGAAAGCACCAGCGGCCCGGTCAATCCGCCGAGTCGGTTGAAGAACGACACCGAACCGGCAACCCGCCCACGCTGGCCGTCGTCGGCTACGTCGGCGGCGACGGGGAGGAATACCGCGGCCATCGTGTTGACGCCCAACAGGGCGACCGTCAGTACGGCGGCCGACAGCCACGGAGCGGCGACTGCCCATCCGGACACCGCGAGTGCCAGCAGCAACACTGCGGTGCACACGGCTAATCGCACTGTCACGCCAGTCGGGCCGAAACGGCGGTAGCCGAGCACTAGCAGCCCCGCGCACACCACCATCGCCACCGCGGATCCGGTGAGCAGGGCGTTCGCCGTGGTCAGCGAAAGGCCGCCGACGCGGGACAGGGTTGGCACCCAGGTTGTCAGGCCGAACGTGGTCAAGCCGATCGAAAACGCGAACACCCATTGCAGGCGGGTCGTGAGCGTGTTGCGGGCCAGCCAGTTCGCTTCCGTCGCGGGGCGTGCGGTCAAGCTGCGCTGGTCCGGGATGACGGCTGCCGCGGCGGCCAGCAGCAGGCCGGTCGGTGCGCCGATGAGCCACAGCACCCGCCACCCGAATATCGGCTCCAGCCACAACGCCGAGCCGGAGGCGACCAGGTAGCCGATCGCGGTCGCGACGATCGACAACCCGGTCACCACCGCTCCCCTGCCTCGTCCGGGGAAAAGGTCGCTCAGGACTGTGATCAGCATCGGAGCCAGCCCGCCGACGGCGATGCCCATCAGGAAGCACATCACCACGTTGCCGCCGAAATTCGGCATCGTGCCGCACATGCTGGTCGCGGTGAATCCGAGCGTGGCGAGCAAGTAACAGGCCCGCCTTCCGATGCGCTCGGCCAGCTGACTGCACAGCAACGCGCCCGATGCGGTGCCGGACAAGCCGCTGACCGCCAGCAGTGACGCGGTCGAGGCGTCGATGCCGTATTCCGCGCGCAGGCCGGGAATGACGAAACCCAGCGTCGACGTCTTGCTGATGTCGATTGTCAGCGCGGCAGTGGCGACTACCGCGATCGTCCGCCTTCCCCGGACTTTCGGCTGTGGCACGGAAACGCTCTGCCGCGTCCGGCCGAGAACCAGCGCGGCTCCCAGCGCGAGAAGCAACGCTGCTCCGGCCACGAACATCTCCGGCATGTCGGCCAGCGCCATGCCGTGCAGCCGCCGATCCGGCGTCGAACTCATCGAACTCGTCGAATCAGCCGGGTCCGTCACGGGCATGTGGAAAGCACGGAAAAAGCCCACCGCGGAAGCGACCACGACCACTGCCGCCGCCACTGCGAGCAATCCCCGCCAGCCCGTCCGAGCTGGCGCCGAAATCGTCGTCATGCCTCCAACTTCTCACCTAGACACCCGGCCCGGCATCTTCAGTCTTGCGCTTCAGTTTTCTTGGAGGACAGAAAGAATATTCCCCGCCGGATCCTTGAACCACGCGATCAGCGGACCGCCGAGCCGGAACACGCCCTTCTCGTCCACCCCGTCGAAGGGTTCGAACGAAACGCCTGCCGCGCCAAGGTCCGCGACCGCCCGCTCGATGTCGTCGACCGGGAAGTTGAGAATGGTGTACTCGGCCGGAACGTGCTTGTCCCCCTTCGGGTAGACCAGCACTTCACGGCCTTCGGCGAGGTGCAGGCGCAGCATCCCCCAGTTTTCGGTGACCTCGATGCCGAGCGTCTCGGCGTAGAACTTCCGCGCGGCGGGGATGTCGTCCACGGAGAAACCGCTGAATGCTTTGCTGGTGTCGAACATTTTCACTCCTTGAGAATTATGAACCCGGCGTCGGCCGGTACGTCACCGAGAGAACCCCGTTTTCGAACGTCCGAGAAGCGACGAGTTCGAGGTCCGCCCGGTCGGAGGGCTCCTCGAACAGCCGCGCGCCCGAGCCGAGCACGATCGGGTGGATCAGCAGATTCAGCTCGTCCAGCAAACCCGCCAGCAGCAGCGAGCGCACCAGCCGGGGGCTGCCGGGAATGTGGATGTTCTTGCCCGATTTGGCCTTGAGCGCGGCCAATTCAGCCAAGTCCGCGCCGAGCAGCGTCGAGCCGCTCCAATCCAGTTCAGTGAGCGTGCTCGACACGACGTACTTCGGGGTGTTGTTCAGGAAGGCGGCCATCGGCGACGAGTCGCCCAGCCCGGGCCACATGCGGGCGAAGTCCGCGTAGGTGTTCCGGCCGAGCAGGACGGCGTCGGACTCGGCGATGCTGGCCCGGATCACGTCGTCCGCCTCGTGGTTCAGCATCATCCAGTCCGGCGGCGAC
Encoded here:
- a CDS encoding acyl-CoA dehydrogenase family protein gives rise to the protein MSFDLFKINEDHEAIREAVRAVAEEQIAPHAAEADEREEFPKASYDALVASDFHAPHVPEQYGGAGADALATCIVIEEVARVCASSSLIPAVNKLGSLPLILAANEDVKAKYLPPLASGEAGFSYGLSERDAGSDTASMRCRATPSGDDWILNGQKSWITNAGVSEYYTVLAVTDPDGRRGANVSAFVVEKSDAGFSFGAKEKKLGVKGSPTRELLFDQVRIPGDRMVGEPGQGLKIALRTLDHTRVTIAAQAVGIAQGALDHALAYVKERKQFGKHIADFQGIQFMLADMAMAVETARQMVYTAAAKSERGDADLSFFGAAAKCHASDVAMSVTTDAVQLLGGYGYTRDFPLERMMRDAKITQIYEGTNQIQRLVMARQLLKG
- a CDS encoding VOC family protein — its product is MFDTSKAFSGFSVDDIPAARKFYAETLGIEVTENWGMLRLHLAEGREVLVYPKGDKHVPAEYTILNFPVDDIERAVADLGAAGVSFEPFDGVDEKGVFRLGGPLIAWFKDPAGNILSVLQEN
- a CDS encoding YbaB/EbfC family nucleoid-associated protein, producing MSGPEELIQALSALSVEASSADNAVAATVNTDGVLTGLKLSAAVRNLPPEELAALVLHTYAEAQRQSAHETASLLAPLGTRGYVMDRLKWRAGFTPDVAPATPPAAPRRSARPVPPVEATPAAVPVQPKPVVGSGKPSSTQAAPGPRQAAGGASAATGEGDYLRNRTADPEQPAEPERPVSDEDWYEAGVRFDEAW
- a CDS encoding 3-hydroxybutyryl-CoA dehydrogenase, giving the protein MRHVELVGVVGCGQMGAGIAEVCARAGLDVVAVESSRAAADAGRARLEASLARAERKGKIASAADVLERIRITEDLDDLADRTLVVEAIVENEAVKAELFGKLDKIVTAPDAVLASNTSSIPIMKLGTATQRPAQVLGIHFFNPVPVLPLVELVPSLLTGDETTDRARKFAEETLGKHAILCQDRAGFVVNALLIPFILAAVRMLESGFATKEAIDEGLVRGAAHPQGPLALADLIGLDTTKAVAESLYEEFKESLYAPPPLLARMVDAGLLGRKTGRGFYTY
- a CDS encoding DUF1295 domain-containing protein translates to MNAFQVCLWVFAGVCAGCWLLSVLTREYSWVDRIWSAVPVAYAGIFAGHAGFADARLNLLFALVFLWGARLTFNYGRKGGYARGGEDYRWAVLRGRMAPWQFQLFNLFFITLYQNVILLLITLPAWTALDHQTPLGAVDIVLAVAFVGCLVGETVADQQQWNFHQGKKRETAAGRTPDPRFAQTGLFRFSRHPNFFFEQAQWWLVFLFGVSAAGAVTWTIAGAVLLTALFIGSTIFTESITLGRYPEYADYQRRVSPIVPWFPRRAASEPVREG
- a CDS encoding MFS transporter encodes the protein MTTISAPARTGWRGLLAVAAAVVVVASAVGFFRAFHMPVTDPADSTSSMSSTPDRRLHGMALADMPEMFVAGAALLLALGAALVLGRTRQSVSVPQPKVRGRRTIAVVATAALTIDISKTSTLGFVIPGLRAEYGIDASTASLLAVSGLSGTASGALLCSQLAERIGRRACYLLATLGFTATSMCGTMPNFGGNVVMCFLMGIAVGGLAPMLITVLSDLFPGRGRGAVVTGLSIVATAIGYLVASGSALWLEPIFGWRVLWLIGAPTGLLLAAAAAVIPDQRSLTARPATEANWLARNTLTTRLQWVFAFSIGLTTFGLTTWVPTLSRVGGLSLTTANALLTGSAVAMVVCAGLLVLGYRRFGPTGVTVRLAVCTAVLLLALAVSGWAVAAPWLSAAVLTVALLGVNTMAAVFLPVAADVADDGQRGRVAGSVSFFNRLGGLTGPLVLSLLVTSVTDVLTAVALLALLCGSVAAYTSRRQRVLRKAGAEVG
- a CDS encoding dihydrofolate reductase family protein is translated as MRKIVAGLSVSLDGVTESPPDWMMLNHEADDVIRASIAESDAVLLGRNTYADFARMWPGLGDSSPMAAFLNNTPKYVVSSTLTELDWSGSTLLGADLAELAALKAKSGKNIHIPGSPRLVRSLLLAGLLDELNLLIHPIVLGSGARLFEEPSDRADLELVASRTFENGVLSVTYRPTPGS
- a CDS encoding emopamil-binding family protein encodes the protein MGTTTANLPLRERKIDIFFAVIFSVFTVTSLISDLLPTIGVDFSRPTGNFFVDSNYWYAHDADPLFMHPPDWMRIVTGLSAFVYLPFYVVLVWCLVAGRNGIQLFAVVYATMIVTLTGIVVFGVEFFGDPATRTGNPGKFLAFNLPYVLIPLLLLVRMRRPQPFARRF
- a CDS encoding TetR/AcrR family transcriptional regulator → MPEKPAKQRLTEAAFALFEERGYDQTTVDDITDRAGVGRSTFFRAFRSKEDVIFPDHEVLLSAIEARLAGSDPRTATVAVTEASRLVLRHYVAEGDLALARYRLTRSVPALRAREIAGTRQYQRLFQEFVHRWMGGGEETALRAELMAAAVVTAHNHVLRRWLRGQTTDPEAAFDAAMADTVALFGNTGETETTVVAFRTGKDLSAVLPGLRKLLGDEGTLN
- a CDS encoding winged helix-turn-helix transcriptional regulator, which produces MGVGIEAGRRAAADPGDAFNSDCPGRDVLNHVCSRWGTLILLSLRDRPARFYELRDTIGGISEKMLSQNLRILTRDGLIHRAVEPATPPKVTYSLTELGQELATPLQGLLDWVGARTVDVVKAQRRHDRQHKAGS